A genomic stretch from Vibrio coralliilyticus includes:
- a CDS encoding transporter produces the protein MEHQGKTSVVFDYTSFLGASCSKKWTFLEAMSTFAPIFSLAWKSSIKEAISAEDRLWDQAMKSLSASRSDEANILILMQIARSEGIEELKVVMPYELEQEQIESLETRSNTSIESDQQDELFITL, from the coding sequence ATGGAACATCAGGGCAAGACTAGTGTTGTTTTTGACTATACTTCTTTTCTTGGCGCATCGTGCAGCAAAAAATGGACTTTCCTAGAAGCGATGAGTACGTTTGCCCCTATTTTCAGCCTTGCCTGGAAAAGTTCAATCAAAGAAGCAATCTCAGCCGAAGACCGCTTGTGGGACCAAGCGATGAAATCGCTCTCGGCAAGTCGTAGTGATGAGGCCAATATTCTCATACTGATGCAGATTGCTCGCAGTGAAGGTATTGAAGAGCTCAAGGTGGTTATGCCCTATGAGCTAGAGCAAGAACAAATTGAAAGCCTCGAAACTCGCTCAAATACCTCTATCGAAAGCGATCAGCAGGACGAACTGTTCATTACACTTTAA
- a CDS encoding transporter — translation MEVKLPYLLAPIFLVTSLSAFGQNTAHDLNYNFLYADLSAGSLDENLGVNSNVTSLAVGGNMLLDDQFLATLDYEARFIHPKDTTTERYTLLPGAAFRYSLEDKWDLVAGAKAGFIWSTQTNDVTDEKISSDSKFMWGGDITLKYELSKLWELSVTGGVRRSDILDEDIFNMRGDYQISPKLMLGGFYTHRNNGSTTTNEGGVSLRYLL, via the coding sequence ATGGAAGTAAAACTGCCTTATCTGCTTGCTCCTATATTCTTGGTTACATCTTTATCCGCTTTTGGACAAAACACGGCCCACGACCTTAATTATAACTTTCTGTACGCAGACTTGAGTGCAGGCTCGTTGGATGAGAATTTAGGGGTCAACAGCAATGTGACCTCTTTGGCCGTCGGTGGCAATATGCTTCTTGATGATCAGTTTCTCGCGACACTGGATTATGAAGCGAGGTTTATCCATCCGAAAGATACCACTACTGAGCGTTACACATTACTGCCCGGTGCAGCGTTCAGGTATTCGCTAGAGGATAAATGGGACTTGGTCGCAGGTGCTAAAGCTGGCTTTATATGGTCAACTCAAACGAATGACGTTACAGATGAGAAAATCTCGAGTGACAGTAAATTCATGTGGGGTGGCGATATAACCCTTAAATATGAATTGAGCAAACTTTGGGAACTGTCAGTCACTGGAGGAGTAAGGCGAAGTGATATCTTGGATGAAGATATCTTTAATATGCGTGGCGATTATCAAATCTCACCTAAGCTAATGCTTGGAGGTTTTTATACTCATCGCAATAACGGCTCGACAACGACTAACGAAGGTGGCGTGAGTCTACGATATTTACTTTAG
- a CDS encoding amino acid aminotransferase, with translation MFEKVVAAPADPILGLTEEFKKDSRADKINLGVGIYKNEQGETPVLATVKKAEAALIESEKTKSYLTIEGTAEYGLAVQKLLFGDDSNIVTNKLAKTAQAPGGTGALRVAGEFIKRQLGNVKIWISNPTWANHNSVFTAAGIETAQYSYYNAETKDKDFAAMLADLEKASEGDIVLLHGCCHNPTGIDPTVEEWETLAKLVADKKLLPLFDFAYQGFAKGVEEDAAGLRVFTKYNKEILVASSFSKNFGLYNERVGAFTLVAESEQTANTAFSQVKAIIRSIYSNPPAHGSAVVTHILNNAELRNEWEAEVKEMRDRIQDMRELFVTTLKEQGVDADFSFIERQNGMFSFSGLSKDQVARLKDEFGIYIVGSGRISVAGMTRSNMLPLCKAIAAVL, from the coding sequence ATGTTTGAAAAAGTAGTAGCTGCACCTGCCGATCCTATCCTTGGACTGACGGAAGAGTTTAAAAAAGACTCTCGCGCAGACAAAATTAACCTCGGCGTTGGTATCTACAAAAATGAACAAGGTGAAACACCTGTTCTTGCGACCGTAAAGAAAGCCGAAGCCGCCCTGATTGAAAGTGAAAAAACCAAATCATACTTGACCATCGAAGGGACTGCAGAGTATGGTCTAGCGGTACAAAAACTGCTATTTGGTGATGACTCGAACATTGTAACTAACAAGCTGGCAAAGACAGCACAGGCGCCGGGCGGTACAGGTGCTCTGCGTGTCGCAGGTGAATTCATCAAGCGTCAGCTTGGCAATGTAAAGATCTGGATCAGCAACCCTACTTGGGCCAACCACAACAGTGTATTCACTGCCGCTGGGATCGAAACTGCACAATACAGCTACTACAATGCTGAGACAAAAGATAAAGATTTCGCGGCAATGCTCGCTGACCTTGAAAAAGCGTCTGAAGGTGACATCGTCCTTCTTCACGGCTGCTGCCATAACCCAACAGGTATTGATCCTACAGTTGAAGAGTGGGAAACATTAGCGAAACTGGTCGCAGACAAAAAACTTCTGCCTCTATTCGATTTTGCTTATCAAGGTTTTGCTAAAGGCGTTGAAGAAGATGCCGCTGGTTTACGTGTCTTCACTAAGTACAACAAGGAGATCTTAGTTGCGAGTTCGTTCTCAAAAAACTTTGGTCTTTACAATGAGCGGGTTGGTGCGTTTACCTTAGTTGCAGAATCAGAGCAGACGGCAAATACAGCATTCTCTCAAGTGAAAGCCATCATTCGCTCTATCTACTCTAACCCACCAGCACACGGTAGCGCAGTTGTGACGCACATTCTTAACAATGCTGAACTGCGCAATGAGTGGGAAGCGGAAGTAAAAGAAATGCGTGACCGCATTCAAGACATGCGCGAGCTGTTTGTCACGACTCTAAAAGAGCAAGGCGTTGACGCTGACTTTAGCTTCATTGAGCGTCAAAATGGTATGTTCTCCTTCTCTGGCCTTTCCAAAGATCAAGTGGCTCGCCTTAAAGATGAGTTCGGAATCTACATCGTGGGTTCAGGCCGTATCAGCGTAGCCGGTATGACTCGTTCAAATATGCTGCCACTGTGTAAAGCCATTGCAGCGGTTTTGTAA
- a CDS encoding HD-GYP domain-containing protein, translated as MVNSNYNAPLTLKLYAIAAMVFGTYGGRVCPFLETLTTKEILFHVGVTFGSLFLIRHFLLNNHSLLAEQRQARLDATLFFMGSVPLALFYNTQYDFALDSNLKVLFGMTLFGFFTGLILQLISKIKQFEHLSQEEQYQFELSGERQSMVKQMIMMICMLLVTLTTMLTMVAVKDIFWLQHNPERVLDGSGTISIIKEFIYLSLVLGAYVVTILVLWTKLVRKVLLTQECSLLEVTQGNIAKRLPIFEHNELGSMASLTNKMLDSLQASQDEVKTTRDVAIVSLSALAESRDNETGAHILRTQEYIRALANYLSQFDKYKALLTPNYIELLYKSAPLHDVGKVGIPDNILLKPGKLTDEEFTTMKRHPEIGAKALSIAEKHLGSNSFLRLAKEIALTHHEKWDGAGYPKGLKGDQIPLSGRLMALADVYDALISERVYKKAFSHEKAKSIILEGKGSHFDPELVDAFLTIEQEFVDIADKYRSLEAEENAMALEELQASASA; from the coding sequence AACACTGACAACAAAAGAGATTTTGTTTCATGTTGGAGTCACCTTTGGCTCACTATTCTTAATCCGACATTTTTTGCTCAACAACCACTCTCTCCTTGCCGAACAACGTCAAGCAAGGCTTGACGCCACTCTATTCTTCATGGGTAGTGTTCCTCTGGCCCTGTTCTATAACACTCAATACGACTTCGCTCTCGATAGCAACCTTAAAGTCTTGTTCGGTATGACTCTCTTCGGGTTCTTTACGGGTTTAATTCTCCAACTCATTTCTAAGATCAAACAGTTCGAGCACTTGAGTCAGGAAGAACAATATCAGTTCGAACTTAGTGGTGAACGTCAATCAATGGTCAAGCAAATGATCATGATGATCTGTATGTTACTCGTGACTCTTACCACTATGTTAACGATGGTTGCGGTGAAAGATATATTCTGGTTACAACACAACCCAGAACGTGTCCTAGATGGCAGTGGCACTATCAGTATCATTAAAGAGTTTATTTACCTGTCATTGGTTCTTGGCGCGTACGTCGTCACAATTCTTGTGCTTTGGACCAAATTAGTGCGCAAAGTTTTGCTCACTCAAGAGTGTTCATTGCTGGAAGTTACGCAAGGCAATATTGCCAAGCGCTTGCCTATTTTTGAGCATAATGAATTAGGTTCGATGGCCTCACTCACCAATAAAATGCTCGATAGCCTGCAGGCGAGTCAGGATGAAGTAAAGACGACGCGTGATGTCGCAATTGTATCCCTCTCCGCTCTTGCCGAATCACGGGATAATGAGACAGGCGCCCATATTCTGCGTACGCAAGAATACATCCGTGCGCTGGCCAATTATTTAAGTCAGTTTGATAAGTACAAAGCACTTCTTACTCCAAACTATATAGAATTGTTGTACAAATCGGCACCGTTACACGATGTGGGTAAAGTGGGTATTCCAGACAATATTTTGCTCAAGCCCGGTAAACTCACAGATGAAGAGTTTACCACCATGAAACGTCACCCAGAAATTGGGGCAAAAGCACTGTCGATTGCAGAAAAGCACTTAGGCAGCAACTCTTTCTTACGTCTTGCTAAAGAAATCGCACTTACCCACCATGAAAAGTGGGACGGCGCAGGCTACCCTAAAGGCTTGAAAGGTGATCAAATCCCACTCTCAGGCCGTTTGATGGCACTTGCCGATGTTTATGATGCTCTCATCTCTGAGCGCGTTTACAAGAAAGCCTTCAGCCACGAAAAAGCCAAATCAATAATCCTAGAAGGAAAAGGCAGTCACTTCGATCCTGAGTTAGTTGATGCGTTTCTCACCATAGAGCAAGAATTTGTCGATATTGCAGATAAATACCGTAGTTTAGAAGCGGAAGAGAATGCGATGGCTTTGGAAGAACTTCAAGCCAGTGCGTCCGCTTAA